In bacterium, a genomic segment contains:
- a CDS encoding PorV/PorQ family protein yields the protein MKKERLLMVLLLCLLFGTRVALAKAVTGVAIVNQAIGVRQLGMGEVATGLSDDAAAMYYNPAGIATVRNIELNAMYHQNIIDTRNEALNLVYPLKGGLLLGNEASIGIGVLAYQGGDFEWIQLNPDETIKSRETLKAESDYQIGLCYAQEIARFSGNTYAGVMVKWIQSTLVEEYKAGALGIDVGVLHKVGGLGLGVALQNMGTGMKFIEEADSLPLTIRLGGSYEKKIGRIVKMVVGIDGIKVLKDDIRYNLGGECWIGDMLGIRGGYKINDDNKVSIGASIRYKWVQLDYGYRMMDVLDNTHQVAITLRMGSPETSKKAKVRQMKKHYIRATTYYKKRMYKEAIVEWEKVLKIDPNHKQSKEAIEKAKKKMEQTAKK from the coding sequence ATGAAAAAAGAGAGATTATTGATGGTATTGTTATTATGTTTGCTATTTGGAACCAGAGTGGCATTAGCAAAAGCAGTGACAGGAGTGGCAATTGTAAACCAGGCAATAGGGGTGAGGCAATTGGGTATGGGAGAAGTAGCCACAGGTCTATCAGATGATGCAGCAGCTATGTATTATAACCCGGCAGGTATTGCCACAGTAAGGAACATAGAACTTAATGCCATGTATCATCAAAACATAATTGATACACGCAATGAAGCGCTAAACCTGGTTTATCCCTTGAAGGGAGGGCTACTCTTAGGTAACGAAGCAAGTATCGGCATAGGAGTACTTGCCTATCAAGGAGGAGATTTTGAGTGGATTCAGTTAAATCCAGATGAAACAATAAAGTCGAGGGAAACATTAAAAGCAGAGAGCGACTATCAGATAGGGCTATGTTACGCTCAAGAGATAGCCAGGTTTTCAGGAAATACCTATGCAGGAGTAATGGTGAAGTGGATTCAATCAACATTAGTGGAGGAATACAAAGCAGGGGCATTGGGGATAGATGTGGGAGTTTTGCATAAGGTAGGAGGGTTGGGCCTGGGAGTGGCGCTACAGAACATGGGGACAGGAATGAAGTTCATAGAGGAAGCAGATAGTCTGCCCCTTACCATAAGATTAGGAGGAAGTTATGAGAAAAAGATAGGCAGGATAGTAAAGATGGTAGTAGGGATAGATGGAATAAAGGTACTGAAGGACGATATCAGATACAACTTAGGAGGGGAATGCTGGATAGGGGATATGTTAGGGATAAGAGGAGGGTATAAGATAAATGATGACAACAAGGTTAGTATAGGAGCAAGTATAAGGTATAAATGGGTGCAGTTGGATTACGGGTATAGGATGATGGATGTATTGGACAATACCCACCAGGTGGCAATCACCTTACGCATGGGCTCTCCTGAGACAAGTAAAAAAGCAAAAGTGAGGCAGATGAAAAAGCATTACATAAGAGCAACGACGTATTACAAGAAAAGGATGTATAAAGAAGCGATAGTGGAGTGGGAGAAGGTATTAAAGATAGACCCGAATCATAAACAATCAAAAGAAGCGATAGAGAAAGCAAAAAAGAAAATGGAACAGACGGCAAAGAAATGA
- a CDS encoding HD domain-containing phosphohydrolase: protein MGKEDLARRIRELGEELGEKTSELVNTNSKLIELRKELSRKVSQKTKALSFLYRIERDVSNKLKMEDVLKVIVEKVGSILNVKICSILLINDKTGKLSVECAKGLEQKILKETELEVGNKISGWVVKHNRPILVKNIEKETHFAKRSEEKYYNKSLMSVPLAIKDKVIGVINVNNKKSRRIFNQEDFRLLKQIAAQVAIVIENVRLYKSLSNLYMRTITTLAATIDARDHYTRRHSEMVAEYAVAIAEAMKLPPERVELIRQASHLHDIGKIGVHDFILLKPDKLTDEEWEEIKLHSVKGAEILAPLIVFLNGVIDMVKQHHERYDGKGYPSHYRDEEIDIGARIMAVADAFDAMLSERPYRKAYSKERAIKELRENSGTQFDPKVVETFLEMLNKGTGLIQNRYQ from the coding sequence ATGGGGAAGGAAGATTTAGCCAGAAGAATAAGAGAGCTGGGAGAAGAGTTGGGAGAGAAGACCTCGGAGTTGGTTAATACCAATAGTAAGCTGATAGAACTCAGGAAAGAGTTATCAAGAAAAGTGAGTCAGAAGACGAAGGCACTATCTTTTCTCTACAGGATAGAAAGAGATGTTTCAAATAAGTTGAAGATGGAGGATGTTTTAAAGGTAATCGTGGAAAAGGTGGGTTCGATTCTGAACGTGAAAATATGCTCTATCCTCTTAATAAATGATAAGACTGGCAAGTTGTCAGTTGAATGTGCTAAGGGACTGGAACAAAAAATTTTGAAGGAGACAGAACTTGAAGTGGGAAATAAGATTTCGGGCTGGGTAGTAAAACATAATAGGCCAATTTTGGTGAAAAATATTGAGAAAGAGACTCACTTTGCTAAGAGAAGTGAGGAGAAGTATTATAATAAATCTCTAATGAGTGTTCCTTTGGCTATAAAGGATAAGGTTATAGGAGTTATCAATGTAAACAATAAAAAGTCGAGAAGAATCTTTAATCAGGAAGACTTTCGATTGCTCAAGCAGATAGCTGCTCAGGTGGCTATAGTTATCGAAAATGTTAGACTTTACAAGAGTTTAAGCAATCTTTATATGCGCACCATTACCACCTTAGCAGCTACTATCGATGCGCGTGACCATTATACCAGGAGACATTCGGAGATGGTGGCTGAATACGCTGTAGCTATTGCTGAAGCGATGAAACTCCCTCCTGAGCGGGTAGAGCTTATCAGGCAGGCTTCCCATTTACACGATATTGGTAAGATTGGAGTGCACGACTTTATCCTTCTCAAGCCCGATAAATTAACTGATGAAGAATGGGAAGAAATAAAGCTCCATTCGGTTAAAGGCGCTGAAATACTGGCTCCTCTGATTGTTTTCCTTAACGGAGTAATTGATATGGTCAAGCAGCATCACGAAAGATATGATGGGAAAGGTTATCCCAGCCACTACAGAGATGAGGAAATAGATATAGGAGCAAGGATAATGGCTGTAGCTGATGCCTTTGATGCTATGTTATCAGAAAGACCGTATAGGAAAGCATATTCTAAAGAGAGAGCAATTAAAGAGTTGAGAGAAAATAGTGGAACGCAGTTCGATCCGAAAGTTGTGGAGACTTTTCTTGAGATGTTAAATAAAGGGACAGGGTTAATTCAAAACAGATATCAATGA